The Candidatus Bathyarchaeota archaeon genome includes a region encoding these proteins:
- a CDS encoding fumarate hydratase, which translates to MEDLAVTLLRLAVTELPPDVKEALKRAYEQETSESGKTQLQAILENVEYAEKTRTPICQDTGTIIFYIKAGAQAKGLELFEDALRKATIRATKEVPLRPNAVNPFTQKNSGDNTGRFIPYIHWKIVPGEEIEITAFPKGGGSENVCVSGMLVPGEGVKGLKRFVVDAVLKAGSKPCPPNIIGIGLGGGADISMKLAKEALLRPLNQPNPDPEIAKLEKELYEALNMIGTGPMGLGGKTTVLGVHIEYAHRHPASYPAAVAFQCWAARRATAKIFPDGTYEILTHKV; encoded by the coding sequence ATTGAGGATCTAGCTGTTACTCTTCTGAGGCTAGCTGTAACAGAACTGCCTCCAGACGTTAAGGAAGCCCTAAAAAGGGCTTACGAGCAAGAAACAAGCGAGTCTGGAAAAACCCAGCTGCAAGCCATTCTGGAAAACGTGGAATACGCTGAAAAGACAAGGACGCCCATCTGCCAAGACACTGGAACAATAATTTTCTACATAAAAGCCGGGGCCCAAGCTAAGGGGCTGGAACTCTTTGAAGATGCCCTGCGAAAGGCAACTATAAGGGCCACAAAGGAAGTTCCATTAAGGCCCAACGCTGTTAATCCTTTCACTCAGAAGAACAGCGGAGACAATACAGGACGTTTCATACCCTACATCCACTGGAAAATAGTCCCAGGTGAAGAAATTGAAATAACAGCTTTTCCGAAAGGCGGAGGTTCTGAAAATGTTTGCGTTTCAGGTATGCTTGTTCCAGGTGAAGGCGTAAAGGGACTCAAAAGATTCGTGGTAGACGCTGTTTTAAAGGCTGGGTCAAAGCCGTGTCCACCGAACATCATCGGCATCGGTTTAGGCGGTGGAGCGGACATATCAATGAAACTTGCAAAAGAAGCCTTGCTTAGGCCGTTAAACCAGCCGAATCCAGACCCAGAAATAGCCAAACTTGAAAAGGAACTTTACGAAGCACTCAACATGATTGGAACAGGCCCGATGGGACTCGGTGGAAAAACAACTGTTCTAGGCGTACACATTGAATATGCACATAGGCATCCGGCAAGCTACCCGGCGGCAGTAGCGTTCCAATGTTGGGCTGCAAGAAGGGCAACGGCGAAAATATTCCCAGATGGGACATATGAAATTTTAACCCATAAGGTGTGA
- a CDS encoding fumarate hydratase C-terminal domain-containing protein — protein sequence MAVYHLKTPIPEEEIRKLKVNDVIYITGTVVTARDQAHRRALEYFKQGKPLPINLEGLAVYHCGPVVKKEDDKWIFVSAGPTTSTRMEIFEDEFIKNFKVRVIIGKGGMGPKTTEAMKKYGAVYGAFTGGAGALAAKVVKEVKKVEWFDLGIPEAMWILEVEEFGPLVVAIDSHGNNIFEDIRQQMEQNKTKVYEKLGIQ from the coding sequence TTGGCAGTTTACCATCTTAAAACACCCATCCCAGAAGAAGAAATTAGAAAACTAAAGGTCAACGACGTAATTTACATAACTGGAACAGTGGTTACCGCTAGAGACCAGGCTCACAGACGAGCCCTCGAATACTTCAAGCAGGGAAAACCCTTGCCAATCAATTTGGAGGGGTTAGCTGTCTACCATTGCGGCCCAGTAGTAAAGAAGGAAGATGACAAGTGGATATTTGTCTCAGCTGGGCCAACGACGAGTACACGAATGGAAATTTTTGAAGACGAGTTCATCAAAAACTTCAAGGTTAGAGTAATCATCGGAAAAGGTGGAATGGGCCCGAAGACAACCGAAGCGATGAAAAAGTATGGTGCCGTTTACGGAGCATTTACTGGAGGAGCTGGAGCTTTAGCTGCAAAGGTTGTTAAAGAAGTTAAGAAAGTTGAATGGTTTGATTTGGGCATTCCTGAAGCCATGTGGATACTGGAAGTCGAAGAATTCGGGCCGCTTGTCGTCGCAATTGACTCGCATGGAAACAACATATTTGAAGACATTAGGCAACAAATGGAACAAAATAAAACAAAAGTTTACGAAAAACTAGGGATACAATAA
- a CDS encoding TCP-1/cpn60 chaperonin family protein, which translates to MATPSMTSTVPVLILKEGTTRTTGREAQRNNIMAAKIIAETIKTTLGPRGMDKMLVNSFGDVTITNDGATIMKELDVQHPAAKMLVEVAKTQDNEVGDGTTTAVVLAGALLERAEELLDQNVHPTVIVEGFKKAAQKAYEVLDGMATKVDPENEGLLREVAITSMNSKGVTVAKEHFAKLAVEAVKQIAEKTEAGLKADIDLIKIVKKHGKSLEETELVKGVVIDKEVAHPQMPKQVENAKIALINAKLEIEKTEFDAKINIESPEQMKLFLEEEERMLKEMVDKIAEVGANVVFCQKGIDDVALHFLAKKGILAVKNVSSSDMEKLAKATGGKIVASIKDLTSEALGEAKLVEEIKIGEDKLVYVRECKNPRAVTIVIRGGTEHVVDEAERSLHDALCVVRNAIEDGKIVYGGGAPEAEVAKHLREYATNVGGREQLAIEAFAEAVESIPLTLAENAGLDPIDIMVELRAKHNETDGAHYGIDVFSGKIRDMRELRVVEPLRVKQQVIKSATEAACMILRIDDVVAAKGMEEKEKEKGKTEEESESKFEEF; encoded by the coding sequence ATGGCCACACCGTCCATGACGTCTACAGTTCCAGTTTTAATATTAAAAGAAGGAACAACTCGAACAACTGGGCGTGAAGCTCAAAGGAATAACATTATGGCAGCCAAGATAATAGCCGAGACTATAAAGACCACGCTTGGCCCTCGTGGAATGGACAAAATGCTGGTGAACAGCTTCGGAGACGTAACCATAACCAACGACGGCGCAACAATAATGAAGGAATTAGATGTGCAGCATCCAGCAGCCAAAATGCTAGTTGAAGTTGCAAAAACCCAAGACAACGAAGTTGGAGACGGAACTACAACAGCCGTGGTGCTGGCTGGCGCACTGCTTGAGAGAGCTGAAGAACTGCTTGACCAGAATGTTCATCCAACAGTGATAGTTGAAGGCTTCAAAAAAGCGGCGCAAAAGGCCTACGAAGTACTAGACGGAATGGCCACAAAAGTTGACCCAGAAAATGAGGGGCTCCTAAGAGAAGTTGCTATAACGTCAATGAACAGCAAAGGAGTAACTGTTGCAAAGGAGCATTTTGCAAAACTAGCTGTAGAAGCCGTGAAGCAAATAGCCGAAAAAACTGAGGCTGGACTGAAGGCCGACATAGATTTAATAAAGATAGTTAAGAAGCACGGTAAAAGCCTTGAGGAGACAGAACTGGTCAAGGGAGTAGTCATCGACAAGGAAGTGGCTCATCCTCAAATGCCGAAACAAGTTGAAAACGCAAAAATAGCATTGATAAACGCTAAATTAGAAATTGAAAAGACAGAATTCGACGCAAAAATCAACATTGAATCTCCAGAGCAAATGAAACTTTTCCTAGAAGAAGAGGAACGCATGCTGAAGGAAATGGTTGACAAAATAGCTGAAGTGGGTGCAAACGTGGTTTTCTGCCAAAAGGGAATCGACGACGTTGCATTGCATTTCTTGGCTAAAAAGGGAATTCTAGCAGTAAAGAATGTAAGCAGCAGCGACATGGAGAAACTAGCCAAGGCTACCGGCGGAAAAATAGTTGCAAGCATAAAAGACCTAACTTCAGAAGCGCTAGGAGAGGCAAAACTCGTTGAAGAAATCAAAATTGGCGAAGACAAACTTGTCTATGTGAGGGAATGCAAGAACCCACGGGCAGTAACCATAGTGATAAGGGGAGGAACAGAACACGTGGTTGACGAGGCTGAACGTTCACTTCACGATGCACTCTGCGTAGTCAGAAACGCAATAGAAGACGGAAAAATAGTTTACGGCGGCGGAGCCCCAGAAGCAGAAGTTGCAAAGCATCTACGAGAATACGCAACTAATGTTGGAGGAAGGGAACAGCTGGCAATTGAAGCTTTCGCAGAAGCAGTTGAGTCAATACCGCTAACCTTAGCTGAAAACGCCGGTCTAGACCCAATAGACATAATGGTCGAATTAAGGGCAAAACACAACGAAACCGACGGAGCCCACTACGGCATAGATGTCTTCTCAGGGAAAATCAGAGACATGCGAGAACTACGCGTTGTAGAACCATTAAGAGTTAAACAACAAGTCATCAAATCAGCCACAGAAGCAGCATGCATGATACTCAGAATCGACGACGTTGTCGCAGCCAAAGGCATGGAGGAAAAAGAGAAAGAGAAAGGAAAAACAGAAGAAGAATCAGAAAGCAAATTCGAAGAATTCTAA
- the radA gene encoding DNA repair and recombination protein RadA, whose product MLEEKEEKPTKKYELLEDLPGIGPATAQKLRELGFHTVESLATATVKELEKAGIGEKKALEIIKRARSSMALSFIRADELLKMRQNVFRLTTGSKALDNLLGGGLETQTITEFYGEYGSGKSQICHQLCVNVQLPHERGGLDGGALYIDTENTFRTERIVQMAEHLGLDPNEVVKNIIYAEAYTSDHQMFLLENADQVIKENNIRLIIIDSLTAHFRSEYLGREMLAERQQKLNKHLHKLIRLARAFNAVAVVTNQVMARPDIFFGNAVHPVGGHIVAHTSHTRIYLRKAAKGPTRIARLVSSPYLPEGETVFKITENGVEDVEEER is encoded by the coding sequence ATGTTGGAAGAAAAAGAAGAAAAACCAACCAAAAAATACGAACTTCTAGAAGACCTCCCGGGAATAGGACCGGCTACAGCTCAAAAGCTACGAGAACTCGGTTTTCACACGGTTGAATCCTTAGCAACTGCCACAGTAAAAGAACTTGAAAAGGCCGGAATAGGTGAAAAAAAGGCCTTAGAAATAATAAAGAGGGCAAGGTCCTCTATGGCGTTATCATTCATCAGAGCCGACGAACTATTAAAAATGAGGCAAAACGTTTTCCGACTTACAACTGGAAGCAAAGCCCTAGACAATCTTTTAGGAGGAGGACTAGAAACCCAGACAATAACAGAATTTTACGGCGAATACGGAAGTGGAAAAAGCCAGATTTGCCACCAGCTATGCGTCAACGTGCAGTTACCACACGAACGCGGAGGCCTAGACGGCGGAGCACTATATATAGACACCGAAAACACCTTTAGAACTGAAAGAATAGTGCAGATGGCGGAGCACTTAGGCCTAGACCCAAACGAAGTTGTCAAAAACATAATTTACGCCGAAGCCTACACTTCAGACCACCAAATGTTCCTCCTGGAAAACGCCGACCAAGTCATCAAGGAGAATAACATTCGCCTAATAATTATAGATTCGTTGACGGCTCACTTCAGAAGTGAATACTTGGGAAGGGAAATGCTGGCTGAAAGACAGCAAAAACTTAACAAGCATCTGCATAAGCTCATTCGTTTAGCCAGAGCCTTTAACGCTGTTGCGGTTGTAACGAATCAAGTTATGGCGAGACCTGACATATTCTTTGGAAATGCTGTTCACCCAGTAGGCGGCCACATAGTCGCTCATACAAGCCACACAAGAATATATTTGAGGAAAGCTGCGAAGGGCCCCACAAGAATTGCACGGCTAGTTTCGAGTCCTTACCTACCAGAGGGCGAAACAGTTTTTAAGATAACAGAGAATGGAGTTGAAGACGTAGAAGAAGAGAGATGA
- a CDS encoding right-handed parallel beta-helix repeat-containing protein, producing the protein MRKQKVVFLLINLLISMFMLLTDSLPVTNATYVEGVITQDTVWTLIDSPFIVINNITVPSGVTLTIEPGVEVRFGGNFSLNVAGRLIAQGTEDRMITFTSNRPAEEAKAGDWVAIEFIASSGSQMAYCTVEYAVNGIIIEDSSLEISNCEITKNSENGIKIIGDCSLTIKNSKIMLNKNGVAPILLNINSSQQVTLDSNTISSNQYGVYINGEVENLHVVNCNLMSNDVGIYVSGKTDLDITHNSIAYNKIGVLYENSSSRVSINFNDLYGNTLAMRSNSSEPVNATYNYWGDSAGPYHPSLNPNGKGNPVESNGTDIDFIPFLSHPNRYENKPPTAWLISDKTTVTPNQEVLFIATNSSDDGRVDYYHLDFGDGETSGWTTLSVFRHKYSTNGTYTARLTVLDDFGTKNTNTAQITINVQTLPVLDVSLTLSTYAAGCFENVSTTIQVKSGANPIENASVKLLSINGGYFSPNSGHTNATGYFTTTFTTPSITELTNIMIIVTASKQGYADGSDYKYIEVMPPLKVDVQTYPSTTKSEEEVNIVVYVTYAGQPIQGANVRISADQGNFSSETKITDLEGKCEFVFTAPAVNEKTNVTITAVAEKEGYKEGVSHSTVTVEPKILTLKVDAYPKVIISEKTTNITVCATYDAQPVSDVNITVTASFGGFSASALTNLSGICTFTYVAPPVNQETNVTITVYASKIGYAASDTSTIITLKPGTLELEAVLPSQAVSGENVMLVVNVNCNSTPMQNALVRVVSDIGNFSQYTNSNGTCTFNFVAPETETVLTFTLTVVASKDGYTEAQKTLYLDVLPAAGASQGGFPLTTVLIIMAIILVIVVVIALLIRFKVIEISLGEKET; encoded by the coding sequence ATGAGAAAACAGAAAGTCGTGTTCCTGCTAATCAACCTATTAATTAGCATGTTCATGCTCCTAACCGATTCCCTTCCAGTCACCAATGCAACTTATGTTGAAGGAGTAATCACGCAAGACACTGTTTGGACCTTAATAGACAGCCCATTCATAGTTATAAATAACATAACAGTTCCTTCCGGCGTCACATTAACTATTGAACCGGGAGTTGAAGTTAGATTTGGAGGCAACTTCTCCCTAAATGTTGCGGGAAGACTAATAGCGCAAGGCACAGAAGACAGAATGATAACGTTCACATCAAACAGGCCAGCAGAAGAAGCAAAAGCCGGAGATTGGGTTGCAATAGAATTCATTGCTAGCAGTGGTTCACAGATGGCATATTGCACTGTCGAATACGCTGTTAACGGAATAATAATAGAGGACAGCTCTTTAGAAATCTCAAACTGCGAGATAACCAAAAACTCTGAAAACGGCATAAAAATAATTGGTGATTGCAGTTTAACAATAAAGAACAGCAAAATAATGTTAAACAAGAACGGTGTCGCTCCAATTCTCTTGAACATAAATTCAAGCCAGCAAGTAACCCTAGACAGCAATACCATATCTTCCAATCAATACGGAGTCTACATTAATGGAGAAGTAGAAAATCTTCACGTTGTAAATTGTAATTTAATGTCGAACGATGTAGGAATTTATGTTTCTGGAAAAACAGACTTAGATATTACGCATAATTCTATAGCTTACAACAAAATAGGAGTACTTTATGAAAATTCTTCATCCAGAGTTTCCATCAACTTTAATGATTTATATGGCAACACTCTAGCTATGCGCTCAAACAGCAGCGAACCCGTTAACGCAACATACAACTATTGGGGAGACTCGGCAGGCCCTTATCATCCATCGCTAAATCCAAATGGAAAGGGAAATCCTGTTGAAAGCAATGGAACAGATATAGATTTCATCCCATTTTTGTCTCACCCGAACCGCTATGAAAACAAGCCTCCAACCGCATGGTTAATAAGTGACAAAACCACAGTTACGCCAAATCAGGAAGTTCTGTTCATCGCCACAAACTCAAGTGATGATGGACGAGTTGACTACTATCATCTCGATTTTGGAGACGGTGAAACAAGCGGATGGACAACGCTGTCAGTTTTCAGACATAAATATTCTACTAATGGAACTTATACAGCAAGGCTCACAGTTTTAGATGACTTTGGAACTAAAAACACCAACACTGCTCAAATCACCATTAACGTTCAAACACTCCCAGTACTTGATGTTTCCTTAACCCTCTCCACCTATGCTGCAGGCTGTTTCGAGAACGTCTCAACGACAATTCAAGTTAAAAGCGGAGCAAACCCAATAGAAAACGCCTCAGTTAAACTTTTGTCAATAAACGGGGGCTATTTCAGCCCCAATTCTGGCCATACAAACGCAACAGGCTACTTTACTACAACATTTACAACCCCAAGCATCACAGAACTAACAAACATCATGATAATCGTAACAGCATCTAAACAGGGGTACGCCGACGGCTCAGACTACAAATACATCGAAGTTATGCCGCCTTTAAAAGTTGACGTTCAAACTTATCCATCGACAACGAAAAGCGAGGAAGAAGTTAACATTGTAGTTTATGTTACATACGCCGGACAACCAATCCAAGGAGCCAACGTTAGAATTTCGGCTGATCAGGGAAACTTTTCATCAGAGACGAAAATTACCGACTTAGAAGGAAAATGCGAATTCGTTTTCACAGCACCGGCGGTTAATGAAAAAACTAATGTGACAATAACTGCTGTTGCCGAAAAGGAAGGATATAAGGAGGGGGTTTCTCATTCAACGGTTACTGTGGAGCCGAAAATTCTAACCTTAAAAGTTGATGCTTATCCTAAGGTGATAATTTCCGAGAAGACAACGAACATAACTGTATGTGCTACTTACGATGCTCAACCAGTTTCCGACGTCAACATTACAGTTACAGCGTCATTCGGGGGCTTTTCAGCTTCAGCTTTAACCAACCTTAGCGGAATCTGTACATTTACTTATGTGGCGCCGCCGGTTAATCAAGAGACAAACGTGACCATTACTGTGTATGCTTCAAAGATTGGATATGCTGCAAGTGACACTTCAACGATAATAACTTTGAAGCCGGGAACACTTGAACTTGAAGCCGTTCTTCCCAGTCAAGCAGTATCCGGCGAAAATGTCATGTTGGTGGTTAATGTAAATTGCAATTCAACCCCAATGCAAAACGCACTAGTTAGAGTGGTCTCAGACATCGGGAACTTCTCACAATATACAAATTCTAACGGAACATGTACGTTTAATTTCGTTGCCCCGGAGACGGAAACTGTACTAACTTTCACCCTGACAGTTGTTGCGTCCAAAGACGGCTATACGGAAGCACAAAAAACGCTCTATTTGGATGTGTTACCAGCTGCAGGGGCTTCACAAGGCGGATTTCCACTGACAACTGTGCTGATAATTATGGCGATTATTCTCGTGATAGTAGTAGTAATAGCTTTGCTGATTAGATTTAAAGTAATTGAGATAAGTTTGGGTGAAAAGGAAACTTAA
- a CDS encoding 30S ribosomal protein S17e, giving the protein MGRIRTQTIKRYAKLLLEKFPEKFTDDFEFNKRMLEKIAEVKSRKLRNQLAGYITSLVARKAKKEERIAAKEIEVAIPEKTLLVAVEK; this is encoded by the coding sequence ATGGGTAGGATAAGAACTCAAACAATAAAAAGATACGCAAAACTGCTACTGGAGAAGTTTCCGGAAAAATTTACCGACGACTTTGAATTTAACAAAAGAATGCTTGAAAAAATTGCTGAGGTAAAATCTAGAAAACTAAGAAATCAACTTGCAGGATATATAACAAGCCTTGTAGCAAGAAAGGCCAAAAAAGAGGAAAGAATAGCTGCTAAGGAAATAGAGGTTGCCATTCCGGAGAAAACGTTGCTTGTAGCTGTTGAAAAATAA
- a CDS encoding type II/IV secretion system ATPase subunit gives MPNIRKVFAKIKKLKIKINVGKYKKQKSKAAAPPPPPPKLIPRGYKIVERYPLYEPFVHVAIGQNPKTGEYKYFLDELQLDSLERTIYNRILDILLAEIEPPKKEVEDPRKFFAEEAKKIIDKYRISLGWLPEVSWYKILYHAEKDLVGFGHIDALMRDPNIEDISCDGVKKPVYVWHRKYESIETNLTFDTDEELDNLVVKLVHMAGKHVSSAFPIVDASLPGKHRLAVCYRREVTPFGTAFTIRKFREDPYSIIDLINLGTFSEEMAAYFWLCLENRASIMVLGGTAAGKTTALNALACLIKPGSKIITIEETAELNLPHENWVSLIARQSYGLGASGVGEVTLFDLVKTSMRHRPDILIVGEVRGQEAYVLFQALATGHGGMCTMHAEDLDSAVKRLTQKPMDIAPAYIPLMNIVLTVRRVHLEKRKGERRAHRRVIYVDEIADYEDYRSVFKWRPAKDDFVSTLNNSVMLASISEHVGLTRKELIKEIERRKKVLHWMRVRGIRSYKDVANIIAEYYSRPKEFYKRIVEIEKLGKEVEAIAPTRRS, from the coding sequence ATGCCAAATATAAGAAAGGTATTCGCCAAAATCAAAAAGCTAAAAATAAAAATCAACGTCGGAAAGTATAAAAAACAGAAGTCAAAAGCTGCTGCTCCTCCACCGCCACCTCCCAAACTCATTCCAAGAGGATACAAAATAGTAGAGAGATACCCGCTCTACGAACCGTTTGTACATGTAGCCATAGGCCAGAATCCCAAAACAGGAGAGTACAAGTACTTCCTAGACGAACTGCAACTTGACAGTCTTGAAAGAACAATTTACAACAGAATACTAGACATACTCCTTGCGGAAATAGAGCCGCCTAAAAAGGAAGTTGAAGACCCGAGGAAATTTTTCGCTGAAGAAGCCAAAAAAATTATTGATAAGTACCGTATAAGCCTAGGTTGGCTTCCAGAAGTTTCATGGTATAAGATTTTGTACCATGCAGAGAAGGATCTCGTAGGTTTTGGACATATAGACGCACTTATGCGTGACCCGAACATTGAAGATATTTCATGCGACGGAGTGAAAAAGCCTGTTTATGTTTGGCATAGAAAATATGAAAGCATCGAAACCAATCTAACGTTTGATACAGACGAGGAACTCGATAACCTCGTAGTTAAACTTGTTCACATGGCCGGAAAACACGTAAGCTCAGCATTTCCAATAGTTGACGCTTCGCTTCCAGGTAAGCACAGGCTTGCAGTATGCTACAGAAGAGAAGTTACGCCTTTCGGAACAGCCTTCACCATAAGAAAGTTCAGAGAAGACCCATACTCAATAATAGACCTAATAAACTTGGGCACATTCTCGGAGGAAATGGCCGCCTACTTCTGGCTTTGCCTAGAAAACAGAGCCTCAATAATGGTGCTAGGAGGCACCGCAGCTGGAAAAACTACGGCGCTAAACGCACTTGCATGCCTAATTAAGCCCGGAAGCAAAATAATAACAATTGAAGAAACCGCAGAGTTGAATCTGCCGCATGAAAACTGGGTTTCACTTATCGCCCGTCAAAGCTATGGTTTAGGCGCCTCTGGAGTAGGCGAAGTAACACTTTTCGACCTTGTTAAAACTTCGATGAGGCATAGACCAGACATCCTAATAGTAGGCGAGGTAAGAGGGCAAGAAGCCTACGTTCTCTTCCAAGCATTAGCTACTGGCCACGGTGGAATGTGCACAATGCACGCAGAAGACTTAGACTCAGCTGTTAAGAGACTTACCCAAAAGCCCATGGACATCGCCCCAGCCTATATCCCACTAATGAACATAGTCCTAACCGTCCGAAGAGTTCACCTAGAGAAAAGAAAGGGTGAAAGAAGAGCCCATAGAAGAGTCATATACGTAGACGAAATTGCAGATTACGAAGATTACCGGAGTGTCTTCAAATGGAGACCGGCAAAGGACGATTTCGTTTCTACACTCAACAACAGCGTGATGTTAGCATCAATATCCGAACATGTAGGCTTAACAAGAAAAGAGCTTATAAAAGAAATTGAACGCCGAAAGAAAGTTCTACATTGGATGCGGGTTAGAGGAATAAGAAGCTACAAAGATGTAGCAAATATAATCGCAGAATACTACTCCCGTCCTAAAGAGTTCTACAAGAGAATAGTGGAAATTGAAAAGTTAGGAAAGGAGGTTGAGGCCATTGCCCCTACTCGACGTTCTTGA
- a CDS encoding type II secretion system F family protein produces the protein MRPLPLLDVLEGWSYRIFGRIAPGFLKNVFEFKEYLEKAQIRIYPETYVSLMFFVALLTLPVSIAAIIMLYFFKFIPLIFLVPMPAYVMICFLVIPMSRASERASALEREMPFAATYITVMASGGIPPYVSFKRLSQVELLPAMRKEAKEIIKDVEIFGIDPLTALENAAKRNPLDIFRDFVAGYASTVIIGGDITHFLETKSEEIFRIRASRVKVAAERLGMLLESFIIIMVLMSLCFYILFSVESIYSTGISSSSSLILYTYVFTPMLSLMFIYLAHNMQPKTPITDWTSYKVYAVSWAAGIILFLILNNFFGIIQVPYFATLSSYVDLPTSVAITLFISVAPAALVQGKISRKKFSLEHGVANFLRDLTEIRKTGLAPEKCIETLSDRDYGEFSKELKQISKEISWGIPVRKVIMDFVKRTKSWLTQIVMFLLVETIDVGGGTIAMIESLTRFNTMTQEVEKEKKMAVRPYVMIPYFAAILLVATTLMTLMFTAQTLTVGGTQTTTTNIDMNFLTMIFSTSVIVHCYLIGLVAGKISEESVAAGFKHSALLVLIAILAAKLVPMFFAPSTPT, from the coding sequence TTGAGGCCATTGCCCCTACTCGACGTTCTTGAAGGCTGGTCGTATAGAATATTCGGGCGAATAGCACCTGGATTTCTAAAAAACGTTTTCGAATTCAAAGAATACTTGGAAAAAGCACAGATAAGAATATACCCCGAAACCTATGTTTCCTTAATGTTTTTTGTAGCTTTGTTAACTCTCCCAGTTTCAATAGCAGCAATAATTATGTTGTATTTCTTCAAGTTTATTCCACTAATATTCTTAGTGCCCATGCCAGCATACGTTATGATATGTTTTCTCGTAATCCCCATGTCAAGAGCAAGCGAAAGGGCAAGTGCGCTTGAGAGAGAAATGCCGTTCGCCGCCACTTACATTACAGTGATGGCCTCAGGCGGCATTCCACCATACGTAAGCTTCAAAAGGCTTTCACAAGTTGAGCTTCTTCCAGCCATGCGAAAAGAAGCAAAGGAAATAATAAAGGATGTTGAAATTTTTGGCATAGACCCATTAACAGCTTTGGAAAACGCTGCAAAGAGAAATCCCCTTGACATTTTTAGGGATTTTGTTGCTGGTTACGCCTCTACGGTGATCATCGGTGGAGATATAACGCACTTTCTGGAGACAAAGTCTGAGGAAATCTTCAGAATTAGAGCTTCACGTGTTAAGGTTGCTGCTGAACGTTTAGGAATGCTCCTAGAATCCTTCATCATTATAATGGTTTTGATGTCCCTTTGCTTTTACATTCTTTTCAGCGTAGAATCCATTTACAGCACTGGAATTTCAAGCAGCTCAAGCTTAATTCTCTACACATATGTTTTTACACCCATGCTTTCACTAATGTTCATCTACCTAGCCCACAACATGCAACCGAAAACCCCCATCACAGATTGGACATCATACAAGGTCTACGCAGTCTCATGGGCCGCCGGCATAATCCTATTCTTAATTCTCAACAACTTCTTTGGAATCATCCAGGTTCCATACTTTGCCACGCTTAGCTCATATGTAGACTTACCTACAAGCGTAGCAATAACCTTATTCATATCGGTTGCGCCGGCAGCTTTAGTTCAAGGGAAGATTTCGAGAAAAAAGTTCAGCCTAGAGCATGGAGTTGCAAACTTTCTTAGAGATTTGACTGAAATAAGGAAAACCGGTTTAGCTCCTGAAAAATGTATCGAAACTTTGTCCGATAGGGATTATGGAGAATTCAGCAAGGAGCTAAAACAGATAAGTAAAGAGATTTCTTGGGGCATTCCAGTTAGGAAGGTCATTATGGACTTTGTTAAACGAACGAAGAGCTGGCTAACTCAGATAGTGATGTTCCTACTCGTTGAAACAATCGACGTAGGCGGGGGAACCATAGCCATGATAGAATCGCTTACAAGATTCAACACTATGACCCAGGAAGTTGAAAAAGAGAAGAAAATGGCTGTTCGTCCATACGTTATGATCCCATACTTTGCCGCTATATTGCTCGTTGCAACCACCCTGATGACCCTAATGTTTACAGCTCAAACACTAACTGTGGGAGGAACTCAAACAACAACCACAAACATAGACATGAATTTCCTAACCATGATCTTCTCAACATCTGTAATAGTTCACTGCTACCTTATAGGGTTGGTAGCTGGCAAGATAAGCGAGGAATCAGTTGCAGCCGGGTTTAAGCATTCAGCGTTACTGGTTCTAATAGCCATTCTCGCAGCTAAACTTGTCCCCATGTTCTTCGCTCCTAGCACCCCTACATAA